Genomic segment of Terriglobales bacterium:
CTTGGTTCCTGCGAAACCGACGCCGTCGCGCTCGTAGCCGGTGCCGTCGAGCACTTTGATTCCCTCCACGGTCATCATCTTCATGAGTTCATCCTGCTGGCCGCTTTCGTAGTCGTGGTTTCCGAGTACCGCGACTATGGGGATACGCAGGCGGACGAGAACATTCAGCAACCCTTCCATCTCGCTCGTCTTTCCGTAGTTCGTCAGATCGCCCGCGAGCACCAGTACGTCTGCGTCCTGGCGGACACGTTCCATGGTGACCTTGATGCCTTCGTAAGCGGCTGGCGTGAAATGCAGATCAGCTAACGCAGCGATTCTCATGGCTACCTTGAGGGACGCAGCTTCAGGCTGCCGGGTTTTCGCAAAGGTTTGGTAATTTCGGGTCCCGTGCGTTGCGGTATTCCGAGTGCAGGTCGGGCATGCGCCACTCATTCACATCGATGGCGAACATACGCGGGTCAATCAGGCTGCCGCGGAAACGGGCATCCGGGTTGGGATTTTCGATCTCATTTCGAAACCGGGTAAGGAGGTCATCCCAGATGAACCGGGGTACATAGTCGGTCTGTGCGGGATAGCAATATTGGTACAGAACGAGCGCCCAGAAGAGAATCGCCCAATGCTCCCCGACGAGCTCCATCAACCATGCCCAGTCCATCTTGCCTTTCGTGCCGTAGATCACGTGCGCGATATCGGCACCATCGAAACGTTCACGGCGGGTTACGAACAGTTTGGAAGCAATAAGTTCCTCGGCCCCGAGCACCTTGACCGGAACGCCGAATAGTTCCGAAGGCGTGGCCCGATCGATCCAGGTCCGGGTGACCGTGATGGTGCCGGTGCTCATTCCGGTGATGATGTCGACAAAGAAGTCGCCGCGGTGTGCCTTGGCGAGCCAGACCGGGTCTGCCACCTCGCATTCAAAGCCGTGCCGGTGCAGATACTCCATGGCCGTGGCCACGTCTGCCGGTGGCATGAATACGTCGAGATCCTTCGTGTCGCGGCAGATTCCGGTGTGCTCGCGCAAGGCAAAAGCCCCCGAGATCACGTAGGGAACGCCGCTGCCGTTCAGCAGGGTGAGTACCTCGCGGAAAAGCTGCTCCTGTTCCGGCGCAAACTCCGGCGGGATCGAGGAACTGATCGGCAGTTGGTCTTCGTCCTTAGTCGGCACCCGAACTTGGATGGCACCAGCCATGCACCAAGTTGTGAGCGGCCAGATTTGCCGCCGTAACCGGGTTGCCCGCATCCAAGTTAACGGGAGTTCTACGTGGCCAAGCGAACCGCCGAGACCGTCGAAATCCAGGGTCGGGAACTGACCCTATCGAACCTGGACAAGGT
This window contains:
- a CDS encoding nucleotidyltransferase, whose protein sequence is MAGAIQVRVPTKDEDQLPISSSIPPEFAPEQEQLFREVLTLLNGSGVPYVISGAFALREHTGICRDTKDLDVFMPPADVATAMEYLHRHGFECEVADPVWLAKAHRGDFFVDIITGMSTGTITVTRTWIDRATPSELFGVPVKVLGAEELIASKLFVTRRERFDGADIAHVIYGTKGKMDWAWLMELVGEHWAILFWALVLYQYCYPAQTDYVPRFIWDDLLTRFRNEIENPNPDARFRGSLIDPRMFAIDVNEWRMPDLHSEYRNARDPKLPNLCENPAA